The following are encoded in a window of Amycolatopsis lexingtonensis genomic DNA:
- a CDS encoding DUF2795 domain-containing protein yields the protein MPAPERASLEQHLAETQYPCGRDELLRRAAAAGGGDSVLGSLGGLPDSDQYDDFDAVWEAVSAKHVGGAP from the coding sequence ATGCCTGCACCGGAACGAGCCAGCCTGGAACAGCACCTGGCCGAGACGCAGTACCCGTGCGGCCGCGACGAGCTCCTGCGCCGCGCGGCGGCGGCCGGCGGCGGCGACTCGGTGCTCGGCTCCCTGGGCGGCCTGCCCGACAGCGACCAGTACGACGACTTCGACGCCGTCTGGGAGGCCGTGTCGGCCAAGCACGTCGGCGGGGCGCCGTAG
- a CDS encoding ribosomal protein L7/L12 — MDYGMLLLGVVVLVVVVALGSSATDRRLTRVDRRLARMETKLDAIAEKLGVVVEEPGLAEVAALVREGRKIQAIKVYREHTGADLKDAKDAVERLA; from the coding sequence ATGGACTACGGGATGCTGTTGCTGGGTGTCGTCGTGCTGGTCGTGGTCGTCGCGCTCGGGTCGTCGGCCACCGATCGGCGGCTGACGCGGGTCGATCGGCGGCTCGCGCGGATGGAGACCAAGCTCGACGCCATCGCCGAGAAGCTCGGGGTGGTCGTCGAGGAGCCCGGACTCGCCGAGGTCGCCGCGCTGGTGCGGGAGGGCCGGAAGATCCAGGCGATCAAGGTCTACCGCGAACACACCGGCGCCGATCTCAAAGACGCGAAGGACGCCGTCGAGCGCCTCGCCTGA
- a CDS encoding isochorismatase family protein, protein MTTLIDRPKTALLVVDVQNGVMSSAHDRSSVLANIVTLVDKARAAGTEVVWVQHTSAELPRDSEPWAYVPELVRWEAEPLVHKEYGDSFEATDLEAVLAERGVGSLVVAGAQTDACIRSTLHGALARGYDAVLVSDAHTTEDLSAYGAPPPGQVIAHTNMYWQYQTAPGRTAGTMTTEEVEFGVTTPA, encoded by the coding sequence ATGACCACACTGATCGACCGCCCGAAGACCGCCCTGCTCGTCGTCGACGTCCAGAACGGGGTGATGTCGTCGGCCCACGACCGCTCGTCGGTCCTGGCCAACATCGTCACCCTGGTGGACAAGGCCCGCGCGGCCGGCACGGAAGTGGTGTGGGTGCAGCACACCAGCGCCGAGCTGCCGCGGGACAGCGAACCGTGGGCGTACGTGCCCGAGCTCGTCCGGTGGGAGGCGGAACCGCTGGTGCACAAGGAGTACGGGGACTCGTTCGAGGCGACGGACCTGGAGGCGGTGCTGGCCGAGCGTGGCGTGGGCTCGCTGGTGGTGGCGGGCGCGCAGACGGACGCGTGCATCCGGTCCACGCTGCACGGGGCGCTGGCGCGGGGGTATGACGCGGTGCTGGTGTCGGACGCGCACACGACGGAAGATCTGTCGGCTTATGGTGCTCCGCCGCCGGGGCAGGTGATCGCGCACACGAACATGTACTGGCAGTACCAGACGGCGCCGGGCCGGACCGCGGGCACGATGACCACGGAGGAGGTGGAGTTCGGGGTGACGACACCGGCTTGA